One genomic window of bacterium includes the following:
- a CDS encoding LamG domain-containing protein produces the protein MQARAVTKYASCMSACHTKNVEKVGHWTFGEGGGATSKDWSGNKNEGVLSNAEWIKSSRFGETYYSAKVGYYSQRPRYVDCGNSPSLNFTDKMSIEAWVKPLKSSTRGSPIIYKGATFCKLSFILSWGGSQVSPEPDTWCAQICYPPCNTPSGSVKVASKQYAINEWYHVSFTYDGNKLMLYVNGEREGSANVEEGETMAVCNDDSLKIGSGWSCFAHNCELIIDEVILYHRVLDKYEVASHYNMGRPGGYPDA, from the coding sequence ATGCAGGCAAGAGCCGTAACAAAATATGCATCCTGTATGTCTGCCTGTCACACCAAGAATGTGGAAAAGGTAGGACACTGGACATTTGGAGAAGGAGGAGGGGCAACAAGCAAGGATTGGAGTGGAAATAAAAATGAGGGTGTTCTTTCCAATGCTGAATGGATTAAAAGTAGTCGTTTTGGGGAAACATATTATTCCGCAAAGGTTGGCTACTATTCACAACGCCCTCGTTATGTTGATTGTGGAAATAGTCCATCGTTAAATTTTACAGATAAGATGTCTATTGAGGCTTGGGTTAAGCCTTTAAAAAGTAGTACGAGGGGTTCTCCAATTATTTACAAAGGGGCAACGTTCTGTAAACTGAGCTTTATACTATCATGGGGGGGGAGTCAGGTTAGCCCAGAACCTGACACGTGGTGTGCTCAAATCTGTTACCCTCCCTGTAATACACCTTCTGGTTCGGTTAAAGTTGCAAGTAAGCAATATGCGATTAATGAGTGGTATCACGTATCTTTTACTTATGACGGGAACAAGCTAATGTTATATGTAAATGGCGAGAGAGAAGGCTCGGCGAACGTTGAAGAAGGTGAAACAATGGCTGTCTGTAATGATGATTCACTAAAGATTGGAAGTGGTTGGTCTTGTTTTGCTCATAACTGCGAGCTTATTATTGATGAAGTAATCCTTTACCATCGCGTCTTAGACAAATATGAAGTTGCAAGCCATTACAATATGGGTAGACCAGGAGGTTATCCGGATGCATGA